A window of Halomonas sp. H10-9-1 contains these coding sequences:
- a CDS encoding 50S ribosomal protein L25/general stress protein Ctc has translation MSDFTINASARNDLGKGASRRLRRANERVPAIVYGGEKEPQPISVEKAAFYKAIEEEVFFSSILNLVIDGKSEQVVVRDLQRHPFKPLITHVDFLRVAANQVFTTRVPLHIAGEEACVGIKDQDGELHQLASEVEISCLPKDLPDYLEIDISALEVGAIKHLSDLSLPAGVTIPALALGEDHDGPVLSIVKAKVRSAGDDAEGAEGGEEGEQGE, from the coding sequence ATGTCCGATTTCACTATTAACGCCAGCGCTCGTAACGACCTGGGGAAAGGTGCGAGCCGCCGCCTGCGTCGTGCGAACGAGCGGGTTCCCGCCATCGTCTATGGTGGTGAGAAGGAGCCCCAGCCGATCTCCGTCGAGAAGGCCGCCTTCTACAAGGCGATCGAGGAAGAGGTGTTCTTCTCCTCCATCCTCAACCTGGTGATCGACGGCAAGAGCGAGCAGGTCGTGGTGCGTGACCTGCAGCGTCACCCCTTCAAGCCGCTGATCACCCACGTCGACTTCCTGCGCGTGGCGGCCAACCAGGTGTTCACCACCCGCGTGCCGCTGCACATCGCCGGCGAAGAGGCCTGTGTGGGCATCAAGGACCAGGACGGCGAGCTGCATCAGCTGGCTTCCGAGGTCGAGATCAGCTGCCTGCCCAAGGACCTGCCCGACTACCTGGAGATCGACATCAGCGCCCTCGAGGTCGGTGCCATCAAGCACCTCTCCGACCTGAGCCTGCCGGCCGGCGTGACCATCCCGGCGCTGGCGCTGGGCGAGGACCACGACGGCCCGGTGCTGAGCATCGTCAAGGCCAAGGTCCGCTCCGCGGGTGATGACGCGGAAGGTGCCGAGGGCGGCGAAGAAGGCGAGCAGGGCGAGTGA
- a CDS encoding Fic family protein produces the protein MSPGGQFYVSPDRRDLGILLGRSGALTSADDQDAEARAALDTLLQNIVTSSAIEGERLNVASVRSSLARRLGVEEAEGVTSPRSEGLAELMLDATFKPDTPLDTKRLFQWHRWLFPDADAGLTTLRPGQWRGVEPMQVVSGRLDRPKVHFEAPPREGLEHEVDQFLAWFESSRHDPELDPLVRAGMAHFWFVTLHPFEDGNGRIARAIADRALAQADQQSIRLYAMSAAILKRRADYYCRLEASQHGTPDLTAWLVWFLEILDATLLDVLDKVERTLAKAHFWQNFRAAGLLPEQVTVLNRLLDGGERGFEHGISASQYQKVAKVSKATATRHLAGLVEKGCLVKLPGGGRSTRYQVSERLRQNDGE, from the coding sequence GTGTCGCCTGGGGGTCAGTTTTACGTGTCGCCTGACAGGAGGGATCTCGGCATCTTGCTGGGACGGTCGGGAGCCCTGACATCCGCGGATGACCAGGACGCTGAGGCAAGAGCCGCTCTGGATACGCTATTGCAGAATATCGTCACCTCCTCGGCCATCGAGGGGGAGCGGCTCAATGTGGCGTCAGTTCGCTCATCCCTGGCCCGGCGCCTTGGCGTGGAGGAAGCAGAGGGGGTGACGTCACCACGTTCCGAAGGCCTGGCGGAGCTAATGCTGGATGCCACCTTCAAGCCTGACACGCCGCTGGACACCAAGAGGCTGTTTCAGTGGCATCGGTGGTTGTTCCCTGATGCTGACGCCGGCTTGACGACGCTAAGGCCCGGGCAGTGGCGCGGGGTGGAGCCCATGCAGGTGGTCTCGGGTCGCCTCGATCGTCCCAAGGTGCATTTCGAGGCACCGCCGCGTGAGGGGTTGGAGCATGAGGTTGATCAGTTCCTCGCGTGGTTCGAGTCCAGCCGTCATGACCCCGAGTTGGATCCCCTGGTTCGGGCGGGCATGGCACACTTCTGGTTTGTGACGCTGCATCCGTTTGAAGATGGCAACGGCCGGATTGCTCGGGCCATCGCCGATCGCGCCTTGGCGCAGGCGGATCAGCAGAGTATCCGCCTGTATGCCATGTCGGCGGCCATCCTGAAGCGCCGCGCCGACTACTATTGCCGCCTGGAAGCGAGCCAGCATGGCACGCCAGACCTGACGGCCTGGCTTGTCTGGTTCCTGGAGATTCTGGATGCCACCTTGCTGGATGTCCTGGACAAGGTAGAGCGGACACTGGCCAAGGCCCACTTCTGGCAGAATTTCAGGGCGGCCGGCCTGTTGCCTGAGCAGGTGACAGTGCTGAACCGCCTGCTGGATGGCGGTGAGCGAGGCTTCGAACACGGCATCAGTGCGTCGCAGTACCAGAAAGTCGCCAAGGTCAGTAAGGCAACCGCCACCCGTCACCTCGCTGGGCTGGTCGAGAAGGGTTGCTTGGTGAAGCTTCCCGGAGGTGGTCGCAGCACGCGCTATCAGGTGTCGGAACGGCTCCGTCAGAACGACGGGGAGTAG
- a CDS encoding ribose-phosphate pyrophosphokinase translates to MSKLMVFAGNANPELARKIAESLDTRQGNATVGQFSDGEIAVEINENVRGKDVFVLQSTCAPTNDNLMELILMIDALRRASASRITAVVPYFGYARQDRRVRSARVPISAKIVADMMVKAGVDRVMTMDLHADQIQGFFDVPVDNVYGSPILLDDIERQNYENLVVVSPDVGGVVRARAIAKQLNADLAIIDKRRPAANQAQVMHIIGEIEGRNCVVVDDMIDTAGTLCKAGEALKDHGAERVVAYATHPILSGPAVDNIIGSVLDEVVVTDTIPLADIARRSGKIRQLSVAGLIAEAIRRVSNEESVSAMFH, encoded by the coding sequence GTGTCAAAATTGATGGTTTTCGCCGGGAACGCCAATCCCGAACTCGCCCGCAAGATCGCCGAGAGTCTGGACACCCGCCAGGGCAACGCCACGGTTGGCCAGTTCAGCGATGGCGAGATTGCGGTCGAGATCAATGAGAACGTACGCGGCAAGGATGTCTTCGTCCTGCAGTCCACCTGTGCCCCGACCAATGACAACCTGATGGAGCTGATCCTGATGATAGACGCCCTGCGCCGGGCCTCTGCATCGCGGATCACCGCCGTAGTGCCCTACTTCGGTTATGCCCGTCAGGACCGCCGGGTACGCTCGGCGCGGGTGCCGATCTCGGCCAAGATCGTGGCCGACATGATGGTCAAGGCCGGCGTGGATCGCGTGATGACCATGGACCTCCATGCCGACCAGATTCAGGGCTTCTTCGACGTGCCGGTGGACAACGTCTACGGCTCGCCGATCCTGCTCGACGACATCGAGCGCCAGAACTACGAGAACCTGGTGGTGGTCTCCCCCGACGTGGGCGGCGTGGTGCGCGCCCGTGCCATCGCCAAGCAGCTCAACGCCGACCTCGCCATTATCGACAAGCGCCGCCCCGCGGCCAATCAGGCCCAGGTAATGCACATTATCGGCGAGATCGAGGGTCGCAACTGCGTGGTGGTGGACGACATGATCGATACCGCCGGCACCCTGTGCAAGGCCGGCGAGGCACTCAAGGACCACGGCGCCGAGCGCGTGGTGGCCTATGCCACCCACCCCATCCTCTCGGGCCCGGCGGTCGATAACATCATCGGCTCGGTACTCGACGAGGTCGTGGTCACCGACACCATTCCGCTGGCCGACATCGCCCGGCGCAGTGGCAAGATCCGCCAGCTGAGCGTCGCCGGCCTGATCGCCGAGGCGATCCGCCGAGTGAGCAACGAAGAATCCGTCAGCGCCATGTTCCATTGA
- the phnP gene encoding phosphonate metabolism protein PhnP has product MRFRFIGTGDSAQVPCFGCDCVVCARARVIASDRRGPCGAELEVDGYRYLLDAGRMDLAERCQRQRPEAILLTHYHPDHVQGLFHLRWGCGESIPVYGPKDPQGCADLYRHPGVLDFRVPLKPFKPLSLASLTVTPVPLNHSKPTLGYCLDDGEGRLAYLTDTCGLPGATERFLREWQPDVVVLDCGYPSRVTEPRNHNTPALAVQIIERLAVPMAYLTHIGHELDRELHEGACALPANVQVAKDGEELSL; this is encoded by the coding sequence GTGAGGTTTCGCTTCATCGGCACCGGCGACAGCGCCCAGGTGCCTTGCTTCGGCTGTGATTGCGTTGTGTGTGCCCGGGCGCGGGTGATCGCCAGCGACCGGCGCGGGCCCTGCGGCGCCGAGCTCGAGGTCGATGGGTACCGCTACCTGCTGGATGCAGGGCGGATGGACCTGGCCGAACGCTGCCAGCGGCAGCGCCCCGAGGCCATCCTGCTCACCCACTACCACCCCGATCACGTGCAGGGGCTGTTTCACCTGCGCTGGGGGTGTGGCGAGTCGATCCCGGTCTATGGCCCCAAGGATCCCCAGGGGTGTGCCGACCTCTATCGTCACCCCGGCGTACTCGACTTCCGGGTGCCCCTCAAGCCCTTCAAGCCCCTGTCACTCGCGTCGCTGACGGTGACGCCGGTGCCGCTCAACCATAGCAAGCCGACGCTGGGCTACTGCCTGGATGATGGGGAAGGGCGGCTGGCCTACCTGACCGATACCTGTGGCCTGCCGGGGGCGACCGAGCGCTTCCTGCGCGAATGGCAGCCGGACGTGGTGGTGCTGGACTGCGGCTACCCGAGTCGCGTGACGGAGCCCCGCAACCACAACACCCCGGCGCTTGCCGTGCAGATCATCGAACGACTGGCGGTGCCGATGGCCTACCTGACCCACATCGGCCACGAGCTCGACCGGGAGCTGCATGAGGGGGCGTGTGCCTTGCCGGCCAACGTGCAGGTGGCGAAGGATGGCGAGGAGCTGAGCCTGTAG
- the ychF gene encoding redox-regulated ATPase YchF, giving the protein MGFNCGIVGLPNVGKSTLFNALTKSGIDAENFPFCTIEPNVGIVPMPDPRLDKLAEIVKPQKVLPTTMEFVDIAGLVAGASKGEGLGNKFLANIRETQAIAHVVRCFENDNIIHVANQVDPRADIEIINMELALADLDTVERAIQRLVRVAKGGDKEAIATKAILERIQPHLAEGMPLRSFGLSDDEQHQLKGFGFLTLKPTMYIANVNEDGFADNPYLDVVREIAEQEGAVVVPVCNQLEAEIAELDDEERAMFLDEMGMAEPGLDRVIRAGYALLGLQTYFTAGVKEVRAWTVKVGATAPEAAGVIHTDFQKGFIRAEVIAYDDFVSLGGEQGAKDAGKWRLEGKEYIVKDGDVIHFRFNV; this is encoded by the coding sequence ATGGGTTTCAACTGCGGTATCGTCGGCCTGCCCAATGTCGGCAAGTCGACCCTCTTCAACGCCCTGACCAAGTCCGGCATCGATGCCGAGAACTTCCCCTTCTGCACCATCGAGCCCAATGTGGGCATCGTGCCGATGCCCGACCCGCGACTCGACAAGCTGGCGGAGATCGTCAAGCCGCAGAAGGTGCTGCCGACCACCATGGAGTTCGTGGATATCGCCGGCCTGGTCGCCGGCGCCTCCAAGGGCGAGGGCCTTGGCAACAAGTTCCTGGCCAACATCCGCGAGACCCAGGCCATCGCCCATGTGGTGCGCTGCTTCGAGAACGACAACATCATCCACGTCGCCAACCAGGTCGACCCGCGGGCCGATATCGAGATCATCAACATGGAGCTGGCGCTGGCCGACCTCGACACCGTGGAGCGCGCCATCCAGCGCCTGGTGCGGGTGGCCAAGGGCGGCGACAAGGAGGCCATCGCCACCAAGGCGATCCTCGAGCGCATCCAGCCCCACCTGGCCGAGGGCATGCCGCTGAGGAGCTTCGGGCTCAGCGACGACGAGCAGCACCAGCTCAAGGGATTCGGCTTCCTGACCCTCAAGCCCACCATGTACATCGCCAACGTCAACGAAGATGGCTTCGCCGACAATCCCTATCTCGACGTGGTCCGCGAGATCGCCGAGCAGGAGGGCGCCGTGGTGGTGCCGGTATGCAACCAGCTCGAAGCCGAGATCGCCGAACTCGATGACGAGGAGCGCGCCATGTTCCTCGACGAGATGGGCATGGCCGAACCCGGGCTCGACCGCGTGATCCGCGCCGGCTACGCCCTGCTGGGCCTGCAGACCTACTTCACCGCTGGCGTGAAGGAGGTGCGCGCTTGGACCGTGAAGGTGGGCGCCACCGCCCCCGAGGCCGCCGGGGTGATCCATACCGACTTCCAGAAGGGCTTCATCCGCGCCGAGGTCATCGCCTACGACGACTTCGTCTCGCTGGGCGGCGAGCAGGGCGCCAAGGACGCCGGCAAGTGGCGCCTGGAGGGCAAGGAGTACATCGTCAAGGACGGCGACGTGATCCACTTCCGCTTCAACGTCTGA
- the istA gene encoding IS21 family transposase: MQSPEDVAAMLRLKACGWGTKRIADELGVSRNTVKRYLRQGGWAPYASPQRSKSLEGLEEWLKARFLQHAGNAAVVLQDLQLEHGVTVSLRTVERACAPFRQALAAEAKATVRFETPPGKQLQIDFGSRHITINGESVKVFLFVATLGYSRRHYVRAFRHERQSAWFAGLDGAFRHFGGVPEQVLLDNARALVDHHNAATREVVFNERLATFARYWGFRPVACAPYRARTKGKDERGVGYVKRNAIAGRTFASWAALEAHLIWWMREIADQRVHGTTGELPAVRFTAEQASLQPLNDRAPFEQARELNRRVQRDATVEVDTNRYSVPWRLIGEPVQVSVTDGELRVHHAGREVARHPELGGRRQVRCLPEHLQGIVGYRPPKADTGGAVSPSEVVATLPSAAVPPAALQRDLTEYDAVVGGGW, from the coding sequence ATGCAGAGCCCAGAGGATGTCGCCGCCATGCTGCGCCTGAAGGCCTGTGGCTGGGGGACGAAACGCATCGCCGATGAACTCGGTGTCAGCAGGAACACCGTCAAGCGCTACCTGCGCCAGGGCGGCTGGGCGCCCTACGCGAGCCCGCAGCGCAGCAAGTCGCTGGAAGGGCTGGAGGAATGGCTGAAGGCCCGCTTCCTGCAGCATGCCGGCAACGCCGCCGTGGTCCTGCAGGACCTGCAGCTCGAACACGGCGTCACGGTCAGCCTGCGTACGGTGGAACGCGCCTGCGCGCCCTTCCGTCAGGCCCTGGCCGCCGAAGCCAAGGCCACGGTGAGGTTCGAGACTCCGCCCGGGAAGCAGCTCCAGATCGACTTCGGCAGCCGCCACATCACCATCAATGGGGAGTCGGTCAAGGTCTTCCTGTTTGTCGCCACCCTGGGCTACTCCCGCCGCCACTACGTCCGCGCCTTCCGGCACGAGCGGCAGTCGGCGTGGTTCGCCGGCCTGGACGGCGCCTTCCGCCACTTTGGCGGCGTGCCGGAGCAGGTACTGCTGGATAACGCCCGGGCGCTGGTCGATCACCACAACGCTGCGACCCGCGAGGTGGTGTTCAACGAGCGGCTGGCGACCTTTGCCCGCTACTGGGGGTTCCGGCCGGTGGCCTGTGCGCCGTACCGCGCCCGCACCAAGGGCAAGGACGAGCGTGGCGTCGGCTATGTGAAACGTAACGCCATCGCCGGCCGGACCTTCGCCTCCTGGGCGGCGCTGGAGGCCCACCTGATCTGGTGGATGCGTGAGATCGCCGACCAGCGGGTCCACGGCACCACCGGCGAGCTGCCAGCGGTGCGCTTCACTGCCGAGCAGGCCAGCCTGCAGCCGCTGAACGACCGGGCGCCCTTCGAGCAGGCCCGAGAACTGAACCGTCGGGTCCAGCGCGATGCCACCGTGGAGGTCGACACCAACCGCTACAGCGTGCCCTGGCGCCTGATCGGTGAGCCCGTCCAGGTCAGCGTGACCGACGGCGAACTGCGGGTGCATCACGCCGGCCGCGAGGTGGCCCGCCACCCGGAGCTGGGCGGGCGTCGCCAGGTGCGCTGCCTGCCGGAGCACCTACAGGGCATTGTCGGCTACCGGCCGCCCAAGGCGGACACCGGAGGCGCCGTGTCGCCCAGCGAGGTCGTGGCAACCTTGCCATCGGCGGCAGTTCCGCCGGCCGCGCTGCAGCGCGACCTGACTGAGTACGACGCCGTGGTGGGAGGTGGCTGGTGA
- the lolB gene encoding lipoprotein insertase outer membrane protein LolB, translated as MPRRHPLRLTAALLLMTLAAGCARQAPLPEGERGPGQWQAQEARIESLDTWQLAGKAGLRTPEDSTSANLDWNQHPHYYRLLISGPFGSGRSTLEGREGRFSLTTAEGRFEAETPEALMEQQLGWSLPLGALSDWIRGLPGDASEHRLEEDELGFPARLEQDGWEVAYRDWTRTDGLWLPRRLVMTYGELRVTLVVNAWHPVVDE; from the coding sequence ATGCCACGCCGACACCCGCTTCGACTCACCGCCGCCCTGCTACTGATGACCCTGGCCGCCGGCTGTGCCCGCCAGGCACCGCTGCCCGAGGGGGAGCGAGGCCCGGGGCAGTGGCAAGCCCAGGAGGCGCGCATCGAGTCACTGGATACCTGGCAACTGGCCGGCAAGGCCGGGCTGCGCACCCCCGAGGACTCCACCAGCGCCAACCTCGACTGGAACCAGCATCCCCACTACTACCGCCTGCTTATCAGCGGCCCCTTCGGCAGCGGTCGCAGCACCCTGGAGGGCCGCGAGGGTCGCTTCTCGCTGACCACCGCGGAGGGTCGCTTCGAGGCCGAGACCCCCGAGGCGTTGATGGAGCAGCAGTTGGGCTGGTCGCTGCCGCTGGGCGCACTGTCGGACTGGATTCGCGGCCTGCCCGGCGACGCCAGCGAACATCGCCTGGAGGAGGACGAACTGGGCTTCCCGGCGCGCCTCGAGCAGGATGGCTGGGAAGTCGCCTACCGCGACTGGACCCGCACCGACGGCCTGTGGCTGCCGCGTCGCCTGGTGATGACCTACGGCGAGCTGCGCGTGACCCTGGTGGTCAACGCCTGGCACCCCGTCGTCGATGAGTGA
- the istB gene encoding IS21-like element helper ATPase IstB, whose protein sequence is MTTPDIERLDAMLTRLKLTAIRERLDTLLDEAARRELTLRETLAYLCEQEVAHKEQRRIQMGLSIARFPFLRTLEGFDFSAQPAVDPGQIRELACGRWIANGDALLLLGPPGVGKSHLAVALGREAVKAGYSVLFTTATALITQLVQAHANGALEERLRHFAKPKLLIIDELGYLPLEPGAANLFFQLVTRRYERGSLLVTSNRAVSEWGEVFGDAVVATAILDRLLHHSHVITIRGDSYRLRAKRKAGLIKPDTIHHHEQVVR, encoded by the coding sequence ATGACGACGCCAGACATCGAGCGCCTGGACGCCATGCTGACGCGTCTCAAGCTGACCGCCATCCGTGAGCGGCTCGACACGCTGCTCGACGAGGCCGCACGCCGGGAGTTGACCCTGCGCGAGACGCTGGCCTACCTGTGCGAACAGGAGGTGGCCCACAAGGAACAGCGACGCATCCAGATGGGGCTGAGCATCGCCCGCTTCCCGTTCCTGCGCACCCTGGAGGGCTTCGACTTCAGCGCCCAGCCTGCCGTGGATCCCGGCCAGATCCGTGAACTGGCCTGCGGGCGCTGGATCGCCAACGGCGATGCCCTGCTGCTGCTGGGCCCGCCGGGCGTGGGCAAGAGCCACCTCGCCGTGGCACTGGGTCGGGAAGCAGTCAAGGCCGGCTACTCGGTGCTGTTCACCACCGCCACGGCACTGATCACCCAGCTGGTCCAGGCCCATGCCAACGGCGCCCTGGAGGAGCGGCTGAGGCACTTCGCCAAGCCCAAGCTCTTGATCATCGACGAACTGGGCTACCTGCCGCTGGAGCCGGGGGCGGCCAACCTGTTCTTCCAGCTGGTCACCCGGCGTTACGAACGCGGAAGCCTACTGGTGACCAGCAACCGGGCGGTCAGCGAGTGGGGCGAGGTGTTCGGTGACGCCGTGGTCGCCACGGCGATCCTTGACCGACTGCTGCATCACAGCCACGTCATCACCATCCGCGGCGACAGTTACCGACTGCGTGCCAAACGCAAGGCCGGGCTGATCAAGCCCGACACCATCCACCATCACGAGCAGGTCGTCAGGTAA
- the ispE gene encoding 4-(cytidine 5'-diphospho)-2-C-methyl-D-erythritol kinase, with protein sequence MLTPHAGSLVLPAPAKLNRMLHITGRRTDGYHELQTLFQFLDHGDTLRLTLREDGEIRLAPEIPGVPHDHNLIVRAARRLQAVSGSPLGVDIHLEKRLPMGGGLGGGSSDAATVLLGLDALWGLGLSLDRLAELGLALGADVPVFVRGRAAWAEGVGEHLTPVDLDTPWFVVVHPGIEVATPAVFQAPELTRHTPPITMARALQGGASSWRNDCEATVRSLYPPVAATLDWLARRAPTLLTGTGACVFASLADEQQSDRLLAEIDGRWQAFKARGLNRSPLHDALDR encoded by the coding sequence ATGCTCACGCCACACGCCGGGTCGCTGGTCCTGCCGGCGCCCGCCAAGCTCAACCGCATGCTGCACATCACCGGGCGACGCACGGACGGCTACCACGAGCTCCAGACGCTATTCCAGTTCCTCGACCACGGCGACACCCTGCGCCTGACCCTGCGCGAGGATGGCGAGATCCGGCTGGCGCCGGAGATTCCCGGCGTGCCCCATGACCACAACCTGATCGTACGAGCGGCACGCCGGCTCCAGGCCGTGAGCGGCTCTCCGCTGGGTGTCGATATCCATCTCGAGAAGCGCCTGCCCATGGGCGGCGGCCTGGGCGGTGGCAGCTCCGATGCCGCCACCGTCCTGCTCGGCCTCGACGCGCTCTGGGGGCTGGGACTGTCGCTCGACCGCCTCGCCGAGCTGGGCCTGGCGCTGGGCGCCGATGTGCCGGTCTTCGTGCGCGGCCGCGCCGCCTGGGCCGAAGGGGTCGGCGAGCACCTCACTCCGGTGGATCTCGACACGCCCTGGTTCGTGGTGGTGCACCCCGGCATCGAGGTGGCCACCCCGGCGGTATTCCAGGCCCCTGAATTGACACGCCACACCCCCCCTATTACCATGGCGCGCGCCCTGCAGGGGGGAGCGTCCAGTTGGCGCAACGACTGCGAGGCCACGGTCAGGTCTCTCTATCCGCCGGTAGCCGCAACCCTGGACTGGCTGGCACGACGAGCCCCGACCCTGTTGACCGGCACGGGCGCATGCGTCTTCGCCAGTCTGGCAGACGAGCAGCAGTCCGACCGACTGCTGGCCGAGATCGACGGTCGCTGGCAGGCCTTCAAGGCCCGCGGCCTGAACCGTTCTCCACTGCATGACGCTCTGGATCGCTGA
- the pth gene encoding aminoacyl-tRNA hydrolase has product MSQVRAIIGLGNPGADYEATRHNAGAWLVEAVARRAGGALRADRKFMGLHARVQFEGRDLHLLNPTTFMNRSGDAVAALCQFYKLAPDELLVVHDELDLPPGSARYKTGGGHGGHNGLRDIISALGNERGFHRLRLGIGHPGDSRQVTNYVLGRPGKAEHAAIEATIDESLATLPDALDGEWAKAMNRLHSFSAAG; this is encoded by the coding sequence ATGAGTCAGGTCAGAGCGATCATCGGACTGGGCAACCCCGGCGCCGACTATGAGGCCACCCGTCACAACGCCGGGGCCTGGCTGGTGGAGGCCGTGGCGCGCCGCGCCGGCGGTGCGCTGCGCGCCGATCGCAAGTTCATGGGCCTGCATGCCAGGGTCCAGTTCGAGGGGCGCGACCTCCACCTGCTCAACCCCACCACCTTCATGAACCGCAGCGGCGATGCGGTGGCGGCACTCTGTCAATTCTACAAGCTGGCACCCGATGAGCTGCTGGTGGTTCATGACGAGCTCGACCTGCCGCCGGGCAGCGCCCGCTACAAGACCGGCGGCGGCCACGGCGGCCACAACGGCCTGCGCGACATCATCAGTGCACTGGGCAACGAGCGCGGCTTTCACCGCCTGCGCCTCGGCATCGGCCACCCCGGGGACTCGCGCCAGGTAACGAACTACGTGCTGGGGCGCCCCGGCAAGGCCGAACACGCCGCCATCGAGGCCACCATCGACGAGAGCCTGGCCACCCTGCCCGACGCCCTCGACGGCGAATGGGCGAAGGCCATGAACCGGCTGCACAGCTTTTCAGCCGCCGGCTGA
- the phnN gene encoding ribose 1,5-bisphosphokinase: MGRLIYLVGASGVGKDTLLAATRQRYPEWLVAHRYVTRESGASENSVALTPEEFLARQRAGLFALSWEAHGLHYGLGVELDAWLARDRVVLVNGSRRALPSARARFGAALAPVVMTAADEVLRARLRRRGREDEAEIEARLARHRELRDALPELPRLDNGGPLDGTLTALERLVEGEVMA, encoded by the coding sequence ATGGGCCGGCTGATCTATCTGGTCGGGGCCAGCGGCGTGGGCAAGGACACGCTACTGGCCGCTACCCGCCAGCGCTATCCGGAGTGGCTCGTCGCCCACCGTTACGTGACGCGGGAGAGCGGGGCCTCGGAGAACAGCGTCGCCCTGACACCAGAGGAGTTCCTGGCCCGACAGCGCGCAGGCCTGTTCGCCCTGAGCTGGGAGGCCCATGGCCTTCACTATGGATTGGGGGTCGAGCTCGACGCCTGGCTGGCTCGCGACCGAGTGGTGCTGGTCAACGGCAGCCGGCGTGCCTTGCCATCGGCCAGGGCGCGTTTCGGTGCGGCGCTGGCGCCGGTGGTGATGACCGCCGCGGACGAGGTGCTGCGTGCGCGGTTACGCCGCCGTGGGCGCGAGGATGAGGCCGAGATCGAGGCCCGCCTGGCGCGCCATCGCGAGCTGCGTGATGCACTGCCGGAGCTGCCGCGCCTGGATAATGGGGGGCCACTGGATGGCACCCTGACAGCCTTGGAGCGGCTGGTGGAAGGGGAGGTCATGGCGTGA